Proteins encoded within one genomic window of Thermodesulfobacteriota bacterium:
- the acnA gene encoding aconitate hydratase AcnA, which yields MNEIRDDLKAVSTLKTSSGDVKYYSLKAVEARLGVDISRLPVSIKILLENVARNYDGDIIHDGHLKALASWNPNSETAEEIPYCPARVILQDFTGVPCVVDLAAMRTVVNRLGGDPDKINPIVPVDLVIDHSVQVDYFASDRAFTLNVEREYERNGERYAFLRWAQKAFDNFRVVPPGTGIVHQVNLECLASVVGSRVVNGETLAFPDTLVGTDSHTTMINGLSVLGWGVGGIEAEACMLGQPLYMLVPEVVGFKLHGQLAEGVTATDLVLTVTEMLRKKGVVGKFVEFYGPGLSQLALSDKATIANMAPEYGATMGFFPVDEETLTYLKITGRDRKLVELVEAYTKEQGLFRTDDTPDPVYTDTLELDISTVQPSMAGPSRPQDRVPLKDLKESYENVLKTKTNDPEGKGIGKKVAITMEDGKEAELGNGSVVIAAITSCTNTSNPSVMVGSGLVAKKAVEKGLTVKPTVKTSLAPGSRVVTDYLDAAGLTPYLDELGFDLVGYGCTTCIGNSGPLPAPVEEGIKANDLTCAAVLSGNRNFEGRVHPLVKFAYLASPPLVVAFALAGTVDIDVYSQPIGTGRDGEPVFLKDIWPTQKEIKDTVNSVLNPEIFRAQYKSVFDGDDTWKSLDVPEGNLYKWDKSSTYIQNPTFFETFKLELPKTGDIEGAYALALLGDSITTDHISPAGSIPKDGPAGKYLIGHGVEQRDFNSFGSRRGNHEVMIRGTFANIRIRNQMLDGVEGGYTKHVPSGEQMSIFDASMKYQEEGLPLVVIGGKEYGTGSSRDWAAKGTVLLGVRAVIAESYERIHRSNLVGMGVLPLQFKAGESKDTYGLTGYERYDIGGITEGLAPGKDITVKVTKPDGDSFDFHVTCRLDSPVEVEYYKNGGILQTVLRQMMKS from the coding sequence ATGAATGAAATAAGAGATGACCTGAAAGCGGTTTCTACGCTAAAAACCAGCTCGGGCGACGTAAAATACTATTCCCTAAAGGCCGTCGAGGCCCGCCTGGGGGTGGATATTTCGCGCCTTCCCGTGTCTATAAAGATACTCCTCGAGAACGTCGCCAGGAACTACGACGGCGACATAATCCACGACGGGCACTTAAAAGCGCTCGCGTCGTGGAACCCGAACAGCGAAACTGCCGAGGAGATACCCTACTGCCCCGCGCGCGTCATTCTGCAGGACTTTACGGGAGTGCCCTGCGTCGTAGACCTCGCGGCCATGAGGACGGTAGTCAACAGGCTCGGAGGAGACCCGGACAAGATCAACCCGATAGTCCCCGTGGACCTCGTCATCGACCACTCGGTGCAGGTCGATTACTTCGCGAGCGACAGGGCGTTTACGCTTAACGTAGAGCGCGAATACGAGCGGAACGGCGAGAGGTACGCGTTTTTAAGGTGGGCCCAGAAGGCGTTCGACAACTTCAGGGTCGTCCCCCCGGGCACGGGCATAGTGCACCAGGTCAATCTCGAATGCCTGGCGAGCGTCGTCGGATCGAGGGTCGTGAACGGCGAGACGCTGGCCTTTCCGGACACGCTCGTCGGCACGGACTCGCACACGACGATGATAAACGGGCTCAGCGTTCTCGGATGGGGCGTAGGCGGCATCGAAGCCGAGGCCTGTATGCTCGGCCAGCCGCTCTACATGCTGGTGCCGGAAGTGGTCGGATTCAAGCTCCACGGCCAGCTCGCCGAGGGAGTGACGGCTACGGACCTCGTTCTCACGGTCACAGAGATGCTGAGGAAAAAGGGCGTCGTCGGGAAGTTCGTCGAGTTCTACGGCCCGGGGCTTTCGCAATTGGCGCTCTCGGACAAGGCGACAATCGCGAACATGGCCCCCGAGTACGGCGCGACGATGGGCTTCTTCCCCGTGGACGAAGAAACGCTCACTTATCTTAAAATCACCGGCAGGGACCGGAAGCTCGTCGAGCTCGTAGAGGCATATACGAAAGAACAAGGCCTCTTCAGGACGGACGACACGCCCGACCCTGTATACACAGACACTTTAGAGCTCGACATATCGACTGTCCAGCCTTCGATGGCCGGGCCGAGCCGCCCGCAGGACAGGGTGCCGCTCAAGGATCTTAAAGAATCATACGAGAACGTGCTTAAAACGAAGACGAACGACCCCGAAGGAAAGGGCATAGGCAAGAAGGTCGCCATAACTATGGAAGACGGCAAGGAGGCAGAGCTGGGAAACGGCTCGGTCGTGATCGCGGCCATTACGAGCTGCACCAACACCTCGAACCCGTCCGTCATGGTCGGCTCGGGGCTCGTTGCCAAGAAGGCCGTCGAGAAGGGGCTTACCGTTAAGCCGACGGTAAAGACCAGCCTCGCCCCCGGGTCGAGGGTCGTTACGGACTACCTCGACGCCGCGGGCCTTACGCCCTACCTGGACGAGCTCGGATTCGACCTCGTCGGGTACGGCTGCACGACGTGCATCGGCAACAGCGGCCCGCTTCCCGCACCGGTTGAAGAGGGCATAAAGGCGAACGACCTTACATGCGCCGCGGTGCTGAGCGGGAACAGGAACTTCGAGGGAAGGGTGCACCCGCTCGTGAAATTCGCCTACCTCGCCTCGCCGCCGCTCGTCGTGGCTTTCGCCCTCGCGGGCACGGTGGACATAGACGTCTACAGCCAGCCGATAGGAACGGGCAGGGACGGCGAGCCCGTATTCCTGAAGGACATATGGCCCACGCAAAAGGAGATCAAGGACACCGTCAACAGCGTGCTCAACCCCGAGATATTCAGGGCGCAGTACAAGTCCGTTTTCGACGGCGACGACACGTGGAAGAGCCTCGACGTCCCCGAGGGGAACCTCTATAAATGGGACAAGTCCTCGACGTACATACAGAACCCCACGTTCTTCGAGACGTTCAAGCTCGAGCTCCCGAAAACGGGCGACATCGAGGGCGCATACGCGCTGGCGCTCCTGGGCGATTCCATAACGACGGACCACATATCCCCCGCGGGCTCCATACCGAAGGACGGCCCGGCGGGGAAATACCTCATCGGGCACGGGGTCGAGCAGAGGGACTTTAACAGCTTCGGCTCGCGCCGCGGAAACCACGAGGTCATGATACGCGGCACGTTCGCGAACATAAGGATAAGAAACCAGATGCTCGACGGCGTCGAGGGCGGGTATACGAAGCACGTCCCCTCGGGGGAGCAGATGTCGATATTCGACGCCTCGATGAAATACCAGGAGGAAGGGCTCCCGCTCGTCGTCATCGGCGGGAAGGAATACGGCACGGGGAGCTCCCGCGACTGGGCGGCCAAGGGCACCGTCCTTCTCGGGGTCAGGGCCGTCATAGCCGAGAGCTACGAGAGGATTCACAGGAGCAACCTCGTCGGCATGGGCGTTCTCCCGCTCCAGT
- the fabF gene encoding beta-ketoacyl-ACP synthase II, protein MRRRVAVTGIGLVTPVGIGNDATWQAVCEGRSGVHRITKFDPTEHKTQIAAEINGFDPELYMNAKEARKTDTFIQYAVTAAKFAIEDSGLEITEELSPRMGTIIGSGIGGMETYVNTVLTMHAKGPGRLSPFFITNIINNMAAGYVSIFFNARGPNCCTTTACAASAHAIGYAAQAIRNGEADAMFAGGTEAPVIPLTFAGFNAMRALSTRNDEPAKASRPFDRERDGFIIGEGAGMLILEELESAKKRGAHIYAEIVGYGMSSDASHITAPSLDGPERCMKAALKDGEVNPDEIDYINAHGTSTPLNDANETNAIKAVFGERAYRIPVSSTKSMTGHLLGAAGAVEAAFSVLALENGILPPTINYEFPDPECDLDYVPNEAREASIRTILSNSFGFGGTNASLIFRKID, encoded by the coding sequence ATGAGAAGAAGGGTAGCGGTTACGGGCATAGGCCTTGTGACCCCTGTCGGCATAGGGAACGACGCCACGTGGCAGGCCGTTTGCGAGGGGCGCTCGGGGGTGCACAGGATCACGAAGTTCGACCCGACCGAGCACAAGACCCAGATAGCGGCCGAGATAAACGGCTTCGATCCCGAGCTCTACATGAACGCCAAGGAGGCGAGAAAGACCGATACTTTCATACAGTACGCGGTCACGGCGGCGAAGTTCGCCATCGAGGACTCGGGCCTCGAGATAACCGAAGAGCTCTCGCCCAGGATGGGCACGATAATCGGATCGGGCATCGGCGGCATGGAGACGTACGTCAACACCGTGCTCACGATGCACGCAAAGGGGCCGGGACGCCTTTCGCCCTTTTTCATAACCAACATCATCAACAACATGGCCGCGGGATACGTGTCGATATTCTTTAACGCCAGGGGGCCTAACTGCTGCACGACCACGGCATGCGCCGCGAGCGCGCACGCCATAGGCTACGCGGCCCAGGCGATACGTAACGGCGAGGCGGACGCCATGTTCGCGGGCGGCACGGAAGCCCCCGTGATACCGCTCACCTTCGCCGGGTTTAACGCCATGAGGGCGCTCTCGACGCGTAACGACGAGCCCGCGAAGGCCTCGCGCCCGTTCGACAGGGAGCGTGACGGCTTCATCATAGGCGAGGGGGCAGGGATGCTTATCCTGGAAGAGCTCGAATCCGCGAAGAAGAGGGGCGCCCATATATACGCCGAGATAGTCGGCTACGGCATGAGCAGCGACGCGAGCCACATCACGGCGCCGTCACTCGACGGGCCCGAGAGGTGCATGAAGGCGGCGCTCAAGGACGGCGAGGTCAACCCGGACGAGATCGACTACATAAACGCCCACGGCACGTCCACGCCCCTTAACGACGCCAACGAGACTAACGCGATTAAAGCCGTCTTCGGCGAAAGGGCGTACAGGATCCCGGTAAGCTCGACCAAGTCCATGACGGGGCATCTCCTAGGCGCGGCCGGCGCCGTCGAGGCGGCGTTCAGCGTGCTCGCGCTCGAGAACGGCATACTGCCGCCCACGATAAACTACGAATTCCCCGACCCGGAATGCGATCTCGACTACGTTCCCAACGAGGCTCGGGAGGCCTCGATAAGGACGATCCTCAGCAATTCTTTCGGATTCGGCGGGACAAACGCCTCGCTCATATTCAGGAAAATAGATTGA
- the acpP gene encoding acyl carrier protein, translating to MAQEQEILAKVKEMVASQLGKTEDEIAPESSFIEDLGADSLDLVELIMSMEDEFGLEISDEDAESIITVQDAVNFILERKK from the coding sequence ATGGCTCAGGAACAGGAAATACTCGCCAAGGTCAAGGAGATGGTCGCAAGCCAGCTCGGAAAGACCGAAGATGAAATCGCACCGGAATCTTCTTTTATAGAGGATCTCGGAGCGGACTCGCTCGATCTCGTCGAGCTTATAATGTCGATGGAGGATGAGTTCGGCCTCGAGATATCCGATGAGGACGCGGAATCCATAATAACGGTTCAGGATGCAGTAAACTTTATACTGGAGCGCAAAAAGTAA
- the fabG gene encoding 3-oxoacyl-[acyl-carrier-protein] reductase: MAENEQKVALVTGGSRGIGRAIALRLAAEGAYVVVNYAKNREAAEDVVSSIEKAGGHARVSGFDVSDFDTVQEEIENLVTELGGIHILVNNAGITQDTLIVRMKKEDWDNVMTTNLNGVFNCTKAVARIMIKQRYGRIINLTSVVGEMGNSGQTNYAASKAGIIGFTKAAARELASRAITVNAVSPGFIETDITQNLTEEIRKQYIDKIPLQRFGSPEDVAGVVSFLASDEASYITGEVLRVNGGIYT; the protein is encoded by the coding sequence ATGGCAGAAAATGAGCAAAAGGTAGCGCTCGTGACCGGGGGCTCGAGGGGCATAGGGAGAGCGATAGCGCTCAGACTCGCGGCGGAAGGCGCATACGTCGTGGTCAATTACGCCAAAAACCGCGAAGCAGCGGAGGATGTAGTCTCATCGATCGAAAAGGCGGGAGGACACGCCAGGGTGAGCGGTTTCGACGTCTCCGATTTCGACACCGTACAGGAAGAAATCGAAAACCTCGTAACCGAGCTCGGCGGTATACACATACTCGTAAACAACGCCGGCATCACGCAGGACACCCTCATAGTCCGCATGAAAAAAGAGGACTGGGACAACGTCATGACCACTAACCTCAACGGCGTATTCAACTGCACGAAGGCCGTGGCGAGGATAATGATAAAGCAGAGGTACGGAAGGATAATCAACCTCACCTCCGTCGTCGGCGAAATGGGGAATTCGGGGCAGACCAACTACGCGGCCTCCAAGGCAGGGATAATCGGATTCACGAAGGCCGCCGCCAGGGAGCTGGCGTCGAGGGCGATAACCGTGAACGCCGTCAGCCCCGGCTTCATAGAAACGGACATCACGCAAAACCTTACGGAAGAGATAAGAAAGCAGTACATAGATAAAATCCCCCTCCAGAGGTTCGGCTCGCCGGAGGACGTGGCGGGAGTAGTATCGTTCCTCGCGTCCGACGAGGCGTCGTACATCACGGGGGAGGTTTTAAGGGTTAACGGCGGTATCTATACATAA
- the fabD gene encoding ACP S-malonyltransferase codes for MIAFVFPGQGSQYVGMCKELYDGFSAAREAFDEAGEALGIDMAKLCFESPQEELSLTANAQPAILTASVACLRVLGQETGLEPDFVAGHSLGEYSALVANGGMDFADAVRVVRKRGEYMQEAVPVGVGAMSAVLGLDIEDVEDICRQASGDRFIVSPANMNAPGQTVISGNREAVAAASEAARAKGARRVVPLDVSAPFHCALMKPAAERLAETLSEINFSPMSAPIVINCDAAVNNDPGKTMDILVRQVTSPVRWYESVETLGREGATRFIEIGPGNVLSGLIRRTLSNMEISNIENTAQLESLKNGRK; via the coding sequence ATGATCGCATTCGTGTTCCCCGGACAGGGCTCCCAGTACGTGGGCATGTGCAAGGAGCTATACGACGGCTTCAGCGCCGCAAGGGAAGCCTTCGACGAGGCGGGAGAAGCGCTCGGCATCGACATGGCGAAGCTGTGCTTCGAATCGCCGCAGGAAGAGCTCTCGCTCACGGCCAACGCACAGCCGGCGATTCTGACCGCCAGCGTCGCATGCCTGAGGGTCCTCGGGCAGGAGACCGGCCTTGAGCCGGACTTCGTGGCCGGTCACAGCCTCGGCGAGTATTCGGCCCTCGTGGCCAACGGTGGGATGGACTTCGCGGACGCCGTAAGGGTCGTCAGAAAGCGGGGCGAGTACATGCAGGAAGCCGTGCCGGTCGGGGTAGGGGCCATGTCGGCCGTCCTCGGGCTAGATATAGAGGACGTGGAAGATATATGCAGGCAGGCATCGGGCGACAGATTCATAGTAAGCCCGGCCAATATGAACGCCCCGGGGCAGACGGTCATATCCGGCAACAGGGAGGCCGTTGCGGCTGCGTCCGAAGCGGCCAGGGCAAAGGGCGCGAGAAGGGTGGTGCCCCTCGACGTGAGCGCGCCTTTCCACTGCGCGCTCATGAAGCCCGCGGCCGAAAGGCTCGCCGAAACGCTTTCGGAGATAAATTTTTCTCCGATGTCGGCCCCGATTGTGATAAACTGTGACGCCGCGGTTAACAACGACCCGGGGAAGACGATGGACATACTCGTACGGCAGGTGACGAGCCCCGTGAGATGGTACGAATCGGTGGAGACCCTCGGAAGGGAAGGGGCGACGAGGTTTATAGAGATCGGCCCCGGGAACGTCCTTTCGGGGCTTATCAGGAGAACGCTCTCGAACATGGAAATCAGCAACATCGAAAATACAGCACAACTGGAGTCACTCAAAAATGGCAGAAAATGA
- the rpmF gene encoding 50S ribosomal protein L32, which yields MGLPKRKHSKSRSRKNRTHYKIAAPGVSVCRNCGEHKPPHRACPSCGFHKGRTFIKEKQEEIQP from the coding sequence ATGGGACTGCCAAAAAGAAAACACTCCAAGTCCAGATCCAGAAAGAACAGAACCCACTACAAGATAGCTGCTCCCGGCGTATCCGTATGCCGGAACTGCGGCGAGCACAAGCCGCCGCACAGGGCGTGTCCGAGCTGTGGCTTCCACAAGGGCAGGACGTTCATAAAAGAGAAGCAGGAAGAGATTCAGCCCTGA
- a CDS encoding DUF177 domain-containing protein, whose translation MKIRVSDIGDEGLHIETHRDPRWLDNIPELWSGNEEMRLVSDIDVDIELTKVLREVSVLGNVSFTIEAPCALCLEPVRLDISPEIRLILSPSEKVEDDDDLEHETYRGEDVDLGDYLRELIAVSLPVKVICRDDCRGLCPECGTNLNRETCECSKKWKDPRFARLEKFKL comes from the coding sequence ATGAAAATCAGGGTATCGGATATTGGGGACGAGGGTCTACACATTGAAACACACAGAGACCCCCGGTGGCTGGATAATATCCCCGAGCTCTGGTCGGGCAACGAAGAAATGAGGCTCGTCTCCGATATCGACGTCGATATCGAGCTGACGAAGGTGCTTAGGGAAGTGTCCGTCCTGGGCAACGTCTCTTTTACGATAGAGGCCCCCTGCGCGCTTTGTCTCGAGCCGGTGCGGCTTGACATAAGCCCGGAGATTAGGCTTATACTTTCGCCGTCCGAAAAGGTGGAAGACGACGACGATCTCGAACACGAAACGTACAGGGGAGAGGACGTAGACCTCGGGGATTATCTCAGGGAGCTTATAGCCGTATCGCTCCCGGTGAAGGTGATATGCCGGGACGACTGCAGGGGGCTTTGCCCCGAATGCGGCACGAACCTAAACCGCGAAACGTGCGAGTGCAGCAAGAAATGGAAAGACCCGAGGTTTGCGAGGCTCGAAAAATTTAAACTTTGA
- a CDS encoding dipeptide ABC transporter ATP-binding protein: MKELLKVSSLKKYFPITSGILSRVTNYVKAVDGVDLTVARGETVGLVGESGCGKTTLGKTIIKLHEPTEGEIIFEDRDITNLSTSGMRPVRKRMQIVFQDPYGSLNPRMKVEDIVSEGLVIHGVSSNAERRAAVRETMRTVGLREDALSRYPHEFSGGQRQRIAIARAIALRPDFIVCDEPISALDVSVQAQIINLFIELQERFGLTYLFISHDLRVVKHISDRVAVMYLGKIIELAKSKELYDNPLHPYTKILISSVPVADPTRKREATVLKGDVPSPINPPGGCAFHPRCPIAVERCSREEPGLRDAGGGHMVACHLV, translated from the coding sequence ATGAAAGAACTTCTAAAGGTAAGCAGCCTCAAAAAATATTTCCCCATAACCTCGGGGATACTTTCGAGGGTGACCAACTACGTGAAGGCCGTGGACGGCGTGGACCTTACGGTCGCGCGCGGCGAGACGGTGGGGCTCGTCGGCGAGAGCGGCTGCGGAAAGACGACCCTCGGGAAGACCATCATAAAGCTCCACGAGCCTACCGAGGGCGAGATAATCTTCGAGGACAGGGACATCACGAACCTTTCGACCTCGGGCATGCGCCCCGTGAGGAAGCGTATGCAGATAGTCTTCCAGGACCCGTACGGCTCGCTCAACCCCAGGATGAAGGTCGAGGACATCGTGTCCGAGGGGCTCGTCATACACGGCGTCTCCTCGAATGCGGAGAGGAGGGCCGCCGTCAGGGAAACGATGCGGACGGTCGGCCTCAGGGAAGACGCCCTCTCGCGCTACCCGCACGAATTCTCGGGCGGGCAGAGGCAGAGGATAGCCATAGCCCGGGCGATCGCGCTCCGGCCGGACTTCATCGTGTGCGACGAGCCCATATCGGCGCTGGACGTTTCGGTGCAGGCGCAGATAATAAACCTCTTCATAGAGCTGCAGGAAAGATTCGGCCTGACTTATCTTTTCATATCCCACGACCTCCGTGTCGTAAAGCACATAAGCGACAGGGTCGCCGTCATGTACCTCGGCAAGATAATCGAGCTCGCAAAGAGTAAAGAGCTCTACGACAACCCCCTCCATCCGTACACGAAAATACTCATTTCCTCCGTCCCCGTGGCGGACCCGACGCGCAAAAGGGAGGCGACCGTCCTCAAGGGCGACGTACCCAGCCCGATCAATCCGCCGGGCGGATGCGCCTTTCATCCGCGCTGCCCGATAGCAGTAGAGAGGTGCAGCCGGGAAGAGCCCGGGCTCCGCGACGCGGGCGGAGGACACATGGTCGCCTGCCACCTCGTCTGA